From the Paenibacillus sp. FSL H8-0548 genome, one window contains:
- a CDS encoding alpha-amylase family protein, with the protein MSMSTIIFYDPSFPLHSRLSSDSEGQLVQIGNVVRGNALGKALRDADGGCFVNMHAPYFPKEAWADILAYLKRGGSLINIGGAPFKYPVSKNEAGAWEAESEQTAYHRELHIHEVLPVDAAKVKSMTALSDIPLLQGKESMFEIANTWNLVPHVTKTSDLPHQMGSAGPMDAHLFPLLKGVSAEGREVAAPVVLWENTKGSFAGGRWLFVNQPLTEQFWQGGGAEELRRWAAFCSEGVTELWLKPNYASFEPGERAMLTLQAQKLSRFALKSESASAVSWSFSIVVQHDSIPEQRFTASLQEDVASKQMIVRIPVPLELVSGYYSVECKAESSEGEVRFLRQGFWGFDRELLAEGSPVTAERDYFMKDGRPMPVVGMTYMTSDVARKFLFLPNASVWERDMAQMRKAGINWIRTGIWTAYRNVMQVDGHASEEALRAIDAFLLTAKRNDLQVTFTFFSFTPETWEGQNPYLDPRSVEAQKRFIRAIVSRHKQSKHVDWDLINEPSMFDPPRIFSDGPRSMRDPFEKAAYGAWLKERHGSIVRLQKLWNMTPEQLPSFEAAVPPEPEEINFDVQDMHQGKKGTRWLDYVLFSMDMHNRWAQELYAAIKEECPDHMVTVGQDEALGAQRPSPFFYGEAVDYTTVHSWWLNDQLVWDSIFAKTADKPNLVQETGIMYVETPDGRAKRSEAELRNMLERKYAYAFATGGAGAVQWIWNTNFYMDNANESHIGALRADGTEKPEADVSYDFGRFMEEIRDLFKGRELEDTAVIFPYSNDFSNRKLAFDATTKATRVLAYELNKPFRGASEYHLEELEANPVKLIIVPSAHNIDDTAFEQLLGYIEKTGATLLLTGPTGLDAYWRPVDRHAELFGARELVNVLREEQLRIGDRVLPVSYGNRRIAQVWKEAKVSDAELGNDQLIELPHGKGRIIWSPLPVELNDRIEPISALYQYALASAGCSEELEWAAGGQLPGVYGRKLTFEEGALYVFVSEYSHNADIEVKDPVTGVRYSFVLEKERSVLFGVDKAGQLLAVYRPNQVSIAVL; encoded by the coding sequence ATGAGCATGAGCACCATTATTTTTTATGATCCGTCGTTTCCGCTGCATTCTCGCTTAAGCTCTGATTCCGAAGGGCAGCTTGTTCAAATCGGCAATGTTGTTCGTGGGAATGCTTTAGGTAAGGCGCTTCGTGATGCGGACGGAGGCTGCTTCGTAAACATGCACGCCCCCTATTTTCCTAAGGAAGCTTGGGCGGACATCTTAGCCTATCTGAAGCGCGGAGGCAGCTTGATCAATATTGGCGGAGCTCCGTTTAAATATCCCGTTTCTAAAAATGAAGCTGGTGCATGGGAAGCGGAATCTGAGCAAACGGCTTATCACCGCGAGCTTCATATCCATGAAGTGCTGCCTGTGGATGCAGCCAAGGTTAAGAGTATGACTGCACTTTCTGACATTCCGCTGCTGCAAGGCAAGGAATCGATGTTTGAAATAGCGAACACTTGGAATCTAGTGCCGCATGTGACAAAGACAAGCGATTTGCCTCATCAGATGGGATCGGCAGGACCGATGGACGCCCATTTGTTTCCGCTTCTAAAAGGGGTTTCTGCGGAGGGCAGAGAGGTTGCCGCTCCTGTCGTGCTTTGGGAAAATACAAAAGGTTCGTTCGCGGGTGGACGCTGGCTATTCGTAAATCAGCCGCTTACCGAACAATTCTGGCAAGGCGGAGGAGCTGAGGAGCTTCGCCGCTGGGCGGCATTTTGCAGTGAAGGGGTAACGGAGCTTTGGCTAAAGCCAAACTATGCTTCCTTCGAGCCAGGAGAGCGGGCTATGCTGACGCTGCAAGCACAGAAGCTTAGTCGTTTTGCCTTAAAAAGCGAGAGCGCATCTGCTGTAAGCTGGAGCTTCTCTATTGTAGTTCAGCATGACAGCATACCTGAGCAGCGCTTTACCGCCAGCCTGCAAGAGGACGTTGCAAGCAAACAGATGATCGTTCGTATTCCGGTTCCGCTTGAGCTTGTGAGCGGCTATTACAGCGTGGAATGCAAAGCGGAATCCTCTGAGGGAGAAGTTCGTTTTCTCCGTCAAGGTTTCTGGGGCTTTGACCGCGAGCTGCTTGCGGAAGGCAGCCCTGTTACAGCTGAACGCGATTATTTCATGAAGGACGGCCGGCCGATGCCGGTTGTGGGCATGACCTACATGACCTCGGATGTGGCACGAAAGTTTTTGTTCCTGCCGAACGCTTCCGTATGGGAGCGGGATATGGCTCAAATGCGCAAAGCGGGCATTAATTGGATCAGAACCGGCATATGGACCGCTTATCGCAATGTGATGCAGGTGGACGGCCATGCTTCAGAGGAGGCGCTTCGCGCCATTGACGCATTTCTGCTCACAGCGAAGCGGAATGATTTGCAGGTAACCTTTACGTTCTTCTCCTTCACACCAGAAACGTGGGAAGGGCAAAATCCATATCTCGACCCAAGAAGCGTTGAGGCTCAGAAACGGTTTATTAGAGCGATTGTCTCCAGACATAAGCAGTCTAAGCATGTGGACTGGGATTTAATTAATGAGCCGTCCATGTTCGATCCGCCGCGTATTTTCTCTGATGGTCCAAGGTCAATGCGAGATCCATTCGAGAAGGCTGCCTATGGAGCTTGGCTGAAGGAGCGTCACGGGTCGATTGTGAGGCTGCAAAAGCTGTGGAACATGACACCGGAGCAACTGCCAAGCTTTGAAGCGGCTGTGCCGCCGGAGCCAGAGGAAATCAACTTCGACGTGCAAGATATGCACCAAGGCAAGAAAGGAACGCGCTGGCTCGATTATGTGCTGTTCTCTATGGATATGCATAATCGATGGGCGCAGGAGCTGTACGCTGCGATCAAAGAAGAATGCCCTGACCATATGGTTACGGTTGGACAGGATGAAGCGCTGGGTGCGCAAAGGCCTTCTCCATTCTTCTACGGCGAAGCTGTTGATTATACAACCGTCCATTCGTGGTGGCTGAATGATCAGCTCGTATGGGACAGCATCTTCGCGAAGACAGCTGACAAGCCTAATCTTGTGCAGGAAACTGGCATCATGTACGTAGAGACGCCGGATGGCCGCGCGAAACGTTCGGAGGCAGAGCTGCGAAACATGCTTGAGCGCAAATATGCTTATGCCTTTGCGACTGGCGGGGCTGGTGCGGTTCAGTGGATTTGGAACACCAACTTCTATATGGATAATGCCAATGAGTCGCATATCGGTGCGCTTCGTGCGGACGGCACGGAGAAGCCGGAGGCTGACGTGTCCTACGATTTTGGACGGTTTATGGAAGAAATCAGAGATTTGTTCAAAGGGCGGGAGCTTGAGGATACCGCTGTTATTTTCCCTTATTCGAACGATTTCTCTAATCGCAAGCTGGCGTTTGATGCAACTACGAAAGCAACGCGCGTGCTCGCGTACGAATTGAATAAACCTTTTCGCGGTGCTTCGGAATATCATCTGGAGGAGCTTGAAGCAAACCCTGTCAAGCTCATCATTGTGCCAAGTGCCCATAATATAGACGATACTGCGTTCGAGCAGCTGCTTGGTTATATTGAAAAAACGGGTGCGACGCTTCTGCTGACAGGGCCAACAGGTCTTGACGCTTACTGGCGTCCAGTTGATCGCCATGCGGAACTGTTCGGCGCAAGAGAGCTTGTGAATGTGCTCCGTGAGGAACAACTTCGTATCGGAGATCGCGTGCTGCCTGTTTCTTACGGCAACCGCCGCATTGCGCAGGTATGGAAGGAAGCCAAGGTAAGCGATGCTGAGCTTGGCAACGATCAGCTTATCGAGCTGCCGCACGGCAAAGGACGCATTATTTGGAGTCCGCTGCCGGTGGAGCTGAATGATCGTATCGAGCCGATCTCGGCATTGTACCAATACGCACTAGCCTCCGCGGGTTGTTCGGAGGAGCTGGAGTGGGCAGCAGGTGGACAATTGCCAGGCGTCTATGGCCGCAAGCTGACTTTCGAAGAAGGTGCGTTGTACGTATTCGTGTCGGAGTACAGCCATAATGCAGATATTGAAGTGAAGGACCCTGTGACTGGCGTTCGATATTCTTTTGTGCTGGAAAAGGAAAGGTCTGTTCTATTCGGAGTGGATAAAGCAGGTCAGCTGTTAGCTGTCTACCGACCAAATCAAGTGAGCATAGCAGTATTATAA
- a CDS encoding alpha-mannosidase, whose protein sequence is MTYKRTAHIISHTHWDREWYLPYEKHHVLLVKLMDTLLHTLDTDPNFKSFYLDGQTIILEDYLQVRPENRERLERYIKEGRIPIGPWYILQDAFLTSSEANLRNLQIGHQDASRFGTIAKVGYFPDTFGNIGQAPQILQQAGIDNAVFGRGVKPTGFNNTVADSDYESSFSELIWEGPDGSRVLGVLFANWYCNGMEVPTDEAAAKEYWERKLVEAEKYAATGQLLFMNGCDHQPIQQDLSAALDTARQLFPDTEFIHSNFEDYLASVNESLKHELSVVKGELRSQRTDGWSTLVNTASARVYLKQMNQLGQAMLEKVAEPLATLAYSLGHEYPHHLFTYAWKTLMQNHPHDSICGCSVDEVHREMVTRFDKSRHVAEAIIDDSKAVIADAVDTTVFEQYGEDALPFVVYNTTGWERSGVIEVELDIARIYFRDGLSLDEMNQKMYSIDITGRTLVDHRGTAIAHSAVDLGLQFGYDLPDDKFRQPYMSRKVRLTLEAEQVAALGLAAFAYVRNAKTAELPLVSLVSGEHALENEWVRVEVEADGSFILTDKQSGQIYRDLGVYENTGDIGNEYMYKQPTNEQALTTKGLPASIRLVENTPYRAAFEIVHEWAVPASAEPYFEIEKQEAVYFPNRKSQRTEATVPLTIRTEIAISRSGQGVEWKSSFNNQAKDHRVRVVFPTDLETSVHQADSIFEIATRNIEPAAEWINPSNAQHQQAFVDVSGEQAGLTVSNLGLNEYEVLRDGRNSIAITLLRSVAELGDWGVFPTPEAQCLGEQSFSLIILPHNGDGAASGAYARSYQFQVPWTVSQTGVHAGKLAPALSLFDWKGAGLAFSSIKVNEQSGDFMLRWFNMKPDETELKLSQAAAISLEQSYKSNVLEQEVKGLVLNGQSSLQVAVGPCEILTVGIKGPRGSAS, encoded by the coding sequence ATGACCTACAAACGCACTGCCCATATTATCTCGCATACGCATTGGGATCGGGAATGGTATTTGCCTTATGAGAAGCATCATGTCTTGCTTGTGAAATTAATGGATACGCTGCTTCATACGCTTGATACCGATCCGAATTTCAAAAGCTTCTATTTGGATGGGCAAACGATCATATTAGAGGATTATTTACAGGTACGACCGGAGAACCGGGAGCGCCTTGAGCGTTATATTAAAGAAGGCCGTATTCCAATTGGGCCTTGGTATATTTTGCAGGATGCCTTCCTGACGAGCAGTGAAGCGAATCTTCGGAATTTGCAAATCGGGCATCAAGATGCGAGCCGTTTCGGCACGATCGCGAAGGTCGGATATTTTCCGGATACGTTCGGCAATATCGGCCAAGCTCCGCAAATTTTGCAGCAGGCAGGCATTGATAATGCGGTATTCGGAAGAGGCGTTAAGCCAACTGGATTTAATAACACGGTAGCGGATTCGGATTATGAATCGTCCTTCTCCGAGCTTATTTGGGAGGGGCCGGATGGCTCCCGCGTACTGGGCGTTCTATTCGCCAACTGGTATTGCAACGGTATGGAAGTGCCAACGGATGAAGCAGCTGCCAAAGAATATTGGGAGCGCAAGCTTGTAGAAGCGGAGAAATATGCCGCTACTGGTCAGCTGCTATTCATGAACGGCTGCGACCATCAGCCGATTCAACAGGATTTGTCTGCTGCACTGGATACAGCAAGACAGCTCTTCCCGGATACGGAATTTATTCATTCTAATTTCGAGGATTACTTAGCATCTGTGAACGAATCATTGAAGCATGAGTTGTCTGTCGTGAAGGGCGAGCTTCGCAGCCAGCGGACGGACGGCTGGTCAACGCTTGTGAATACAGCCTCCGCACGCGTCTATTTGAAACAAATGAATCAGCTCGGTCAAGCTATGCTGGAGAAGGTAGCAGAGCCGCTTGCAACGCTAGCGTATTCGCTTGGGCATGAATATCCGCATCATTTGTTTACGTATGCGTGGAAAACACTCATGCAGAACCATCCGCATGACAGCATTTGCGGCTGCAGCGTGGACGAGGTTCACCGTGAGATGGTTACCCGCTTTGATAAGAGCCGGCATGTAGCGGAAGCGATTATTGATGACAGCAAAGCGGTCATTGCTGATGCAGTCGACACGACCGTATTCGAGCAATACGGTGAGGATGCCCTTCCATTTGTCGTCTATAATACTACGGGCTGGGAGCGTAGTGGGGTCATTGAAGTCGAGCTTGACATCGCGCGTATCTATTTCCGTGATGGCTTGTCGCTTGATGAGATGAATCAGAAAATGTACAGCATTGATATAACCGGAAGAACGCTTGTTGATCATCGTGGTACAGCAATCGCTCATTCAGCTGTAGATTTGGGACTTCAGTTTGGCTATGATCTGCCGGATGATAAGTTCCGCCAGCCATATATGAGCCGCAAGGTGCGTCTGACGCTTGAAGCAGAGCAGGTAGCAGCACTTGGTTTGGCAGCATTTGCTTATGTTCGTAACGCTAAGACAGCTGAATTGCCGCTGGTATCGCTAGTCTCAGGAGAGCATGCACTTGAGAATGAATGGGTTCGAGTTGAAGTGGAGGCTGACGGATCATTTATTCTCACCGATAAACAGAGCGGTCAAATTTACCGCGACCTTGGCGTGTATGAGAATACAGGCGATATCGGCAATGAATACATGTACAAGCAGCCAACTAACGAGCAAGCGTTGACGACGAAGGGGCTTCCAGCCAGCATTCGACTTGTCGAGAATACGCCTTACCGTGCCGCATTCGAAATCGTGCATGAATGGGCAGTGCCTGCTTCGGCTGAGCCTTATTTCGAGATCGAGAAGCAAGAGGCGGTGTATTTCCCTAATCGGAAGTCACAGCGCACAGAGGCTACTGTTCCGCTTACGATCCGCACGGAAATTGCGATAAGCCGCTCTGGACAAGGTGTGGAATGGAAGTCTTCCTTCAACAACCAAGCGAAGGATCACCGGGTTCGTGTAGTATTCCCAACTGATCTTGAGACTTCTGTTCATCAAGCGGATTCGATCTTCGAGATTGCCACGCGCAATATCGAGCCGGCAGCCGAGTGGATCAATCCTAGCAATGCACAGCATCAGCAGGCATTCGTTGATGTGAGCGGTGAGCAAGCGGGTCTGACGGTTTCCAACCTTGGCCTAAACGAATACGAAGTATTGCGTGATGGACGCAATTCCATTGCGATCACTTTGCTTCGCTCAGTAGCCGAGCTTGGCGATTGGGGCGTGTTCCCAACGCCGGAAGCACAGTGTCTGGGAGAGCAAAGCTTCAGCCTGATTATCCTTCCGCATAACGGAGACGGCGCTGCATCCGGCGCTTACGCGCGAAGCTATCAGTTCCAGGTGCCGTGGACAGTCAGTCAGACTGGTGTCCATGCCGGCAAGCTTGCTCCAGCTTTATCCTTGTTCGATTGGAAGGGCGCGGGACTTGCGTTTTCCTCAATAAAGGTAAATGAGCAATCGGGTGATTTCATGCTTAGATGGTTTAATATGAAGCCTGATGAGACGGAGCTGAAGCTTTCCCAGGCTGCTGCTATATCACTCGAGCAATCCTACAAAAGCAATGTGCTGGAGCAGGAAGTGAAAGGACTTGTCCTAAATGGACAATCATCTCTGCAAGTGGCGGTTGGGCCTTGCGAGATTTTGACTGTAGGCATTAAGGGTCCTAGAGGCAGCGCATCATGA